From Candidatus Tanganyikabacteria bacterium:
CTCGCTGCTCCGGACTGGACGCCAAGATAGGATCCTTTCCTCGGGACGACGCCGCCGGGCGCCAGGTTCCCTTCCCGGCACCATTGTACCCGGGCTCTCGTTATAATGGCCTCCGACAACATTCCTGAAACAGTCTGATCGTGCCGCGTTGCAAGCGGTCGTTACCGAAGGGGAAGAGCATGCGCAAGGGTCCGGGGGGCTTTCCGGGAGGGATGGGCGGCATGGACCTGTCCCGGATGATGAAGCAGGCCCAGAAGATGCAGGAAGACCTGGCCAAGGCGCAGGAAAGCCTGCTAGAGCAGACCGTGGAGGGCACGGCCGGCGGCGGCGCGGTGACCGTGACGGCCAACGGGCATCGCGAGATCACCGCCGTGCGCATCAAGCCCGAGGCCGTGGATCCCGACGACATCGAGACCCTGGAGGATCTCGTACTGGCGGCCACGCGCGACGCGCAGGCCAAGGCCGCGGCCCTGGCCCAGGAGCGGCTCGGCTCCATCGCCGGCGGCATGGGTGGCCTTCCGGGGCTGATGTAGGGCGCCTTGCTCTACACCCGGCCCCTGGCGGCGCTGATCGGGGAGCTGCAGAAGCTCCCCGGCATCGGCCCCAAGAGCGCGCAGCGCCTCGCGTTTCATCTGTTGCGGCAGGATTCGGGCGAGGTCCGGCGCCTCGCGGACGCCTTGCTCGAGGCCAAGGATCGCATCAAGAGCTGCTCCCGCTGCTGCAACCTGTCGGCCGAGGACCCCTGCGAACTCTGCCTGGCGCCGGGGCGCGACGATTTGATGCTGTGCGTCGTGGCCGAGCCGCGCGACCTGGTGGCGCTGGAGCGCACCCGCGAGTTCAAGGGGCGCTATCACGTGCTGGGCGGGCTCATCTCGCCGATGGACGGCGTGGGTCCCGAGCAACTCAAGGTGACCGAACTGCTCGCCCGCCTCGGCGCCGGCGGCATCCGCGAGGTGATCCTGGCCCTCAACCCCACGGTGGAGGGCGAGGCCACCACGCTGTATCTTTCGCGCCTGCTCAAACCGCTCGGCGCCACCGTGTCGCGGCTGGCCTTCGGGTTGCCGATGGGCACCGACCTGGATTTCGCCGACGAGGTCACGCTCGCCCGGGCGCTGGAAGGCCGGCGTGAGTTGTAGCGCCGGCGCCGGGACGCGTTGCTAGATCCCGCCTGGTGCGCGGCGGTCGTCACCGCCGCCGGTGCGTCCACCCGGATGGGCCGCCCCAAGGCCCTGGTGCCGTACGCGGGCCTCCCGCTCCTGTCCTATCAGCTTGCCGCCCTGGAGGGCTTCGGGCAGCGCATCGTCGTGCTGGGGGCAGCCGAGGACGCCATCCGCGCCGCGCTGGACCTGGAAGGCGCCACCCTCGTCTCCAACCCCGAGTGGGAGAGCGGGCGCTCGGGATCGCTGCGGCTCGGCTTCGGCGCCGTGCGTGCCGCGGCCCGAGCGGTACTGGTGACGGCCGTCGATCAGCCGCTCGACCCGGAGGTGGTGGCGGCCCTCCTCGGAGCCTTCGACCCGAGCGCATACGCGTACGCCATTCCGGTCGTGGAGGGGCGGCGCGGCCACCCGTTGCTGGTGGGAGCGGCGCTGCTCCCGGCTCTCCGGAGCCTGGGCGACGCGGAGCTGCTGCGCGACGCGATCGCCCGCTACGCTGACGCCGCCCTGGCCCTACCCGTCACCTCGCGAGAAGCGCTGCTCGATCTCAACCGCCCCGAGGATCTTCCGTCCGGGTAACATGCACTCATGACACTCGGCGCGCTGGTCCTGCACGGCTTCACTAGCAGCCTCGACACGGTGAGCGGCCTCGCGCCGCACCTGGAGGCCGCCGGCATCCCCTACCGGATGCCGTACCTGCGCGGGCACGGGCAGACGCCGGAGGCGTTGCGCGGGGTGAAATACCGCGACTGGTACGACGACGCCGGCGCCGCCCTGGACGACGTGCGCGGCGAGGCCGACCGGGCGGTGATCGTGGCGCTGTCGATGGGTGCGCTGCCGGCGATGGCCCTCGCGGTCGAACGCCCCGAGGCGGTGGCCGGCCTGGCGCTGGTGGCGCCGTTCCTCCACTCCAGGAGCCCGCTCGCGCCGTTCTCGGGGCTGCTAGCGCGCTTCCTCCGCGACTTCCCGAATCCGCCGCCCCCGCCGGATCCCACCTACGTCTGCACGAACTACACGTGGTTCCCCACCGCGTCCTTCGTGGAGGTCTACAAGTTCCAGCGCGAGGTCGAAGGGCGCCTCGGGCAAATCACGCAGCCGCTACTCATC
This genomic window contains:
- a CDS encoding YbaB/EbfC family nucleoid-associated protein, whose product is MRKGPGGFPGGMGGMDLSRMMKQAQKMQEDLAKAQESLLEQTVEGTAGGGAVTVTANGHREITAVRIKPEAVDPDDIETLEDLVLAATRDAQAKAAALAQERLGSIAGGMGGLPGLM
- a CDS encoding alpha/beta fold hydrolase gives rise to the protein MTLGALVLHGFTSSLDTVSGLAPHLEAAGIPYRMPYLRGHGQTPEALRGVKYRDWYDDAGAALDDVRGEADRAVIVALSMGALPAMALAVERPEAVAGLALVAPFLHSRSPLAPFSGLLARFLRDFPNPPPPPDPTYVCTNYTWFPTASFVEVYKFQREVEGRLGQITQPLLILGSRRDNLAHPRGLRQILESVRSAEKRLEWFGKTGHEMMQGCEREAVYAEIMGFLANRRIAAREAEARA
- a CDS encoding nucleotidyltransferase family protein, translating into MLDPAWCAAVVTAAGASTRMGRPKALVPYAGLPLLSYQLAALEGFGQRIVVLGAAEDAIRAALDLEGATLVSNPEWESGRSGSLRLGFGAVRAAARAVLVTAVDQPLDPEVVAALLGAFDPSAYAYAIPVVEGRRGHPLLVGAALLPALRSLGDAELLRDAIARYADAALALPVTSREALLDLNRPEDLPSG
- the recR gene encoding recombination protein RecR, which translates into the protein MLYTRPLAALIGELQKLPGIGPKSAQRLAFHLLRQDSGEVRRLADALLEAKDRIKSCSRCCNLSAEDPCELCLAPGRDDLMLCVVAEPRDLVALERTREFKGRYHVLGGLISPMDGVGPEQLKVTELLARLGAGGIREVILALNPTVEGEATTLYLSRLLKPLGATVSRLAFGLPMGTDLDFADEVTLARALEGRREL